The Winogradskyella schleiferi genome has a window encoding:
- a CDS encoding DUF6364 family protein — MDTKLTLKLNQEIIEKAKAYASNRKMSLSRIVEAYLQSLTSEITSEFEISPFVRSISTGTKIPADLDYKNEYSDYLTEKYK; from the coding sequence ATGGATACAAAGTTGACATTAAAACTCAATCAAGAAATTATTGAGAAGGCAAAAGCATATGCCTCCAATAGAAAAATGAGTCTATCTCGAATTGTAGAAGCCTATTTACAATCCTTAACCTCTGAAATCACATCAGAATTCGAAATTTCGCCATTTGTAAGAAGTATTTCTACAGGGACTAAAATTCCTGCAGACCTTGATTATAAAAACGAGTATTCCGATTATTTAACCGAGAAATACAAATGA
- a CDS encoding porin family protein: protein MKVKYIILSIFTLGFAFSYAQEKDTIADQTVNVIKPYTPTISDAFKIKDNPTLADSTTVEKKEIKYNIFSIPVASTFTPAKGKAATVDKAKAVKLYDNYASLGVGNYTTLLGEVYLNHELSRDENVGGYFSHHSSRGGIDNLLLDDAFSKTKLNAHYTKNQRDFAWKVDGGFNLQTYNWYGLPQDYFGQAEADAIDPKHNYTSFNLGGKINLEDAIVKDASLRFRRFGDDRSSGENRFMASSNFEVAIQDADIDAELFMDYLGGSFDSSFNGPQSIDYGNFMIGLAPSYQYNQDDLTINLGIRLTYLNDTEFSKSKFYIHPNIEGSYRLVDELLIAYGGLTGKVIQNSYYDFANFNPFVSPTLFVSPTDQQFKTFVGVKGKLSNNISYNVRGNYASEKGKALFKANEALATASEDYHYGNSFGVIYDNVTTFSIAGELNVDFNRNFTLGIKGEYFAYDMKNEAQAWNLPDLEASLFLDYQISEQWFAGASAYFVGEREDERIVNSLFAQPIVTRVSLESYFDLNAHVGYKINDQLSVFAKANNIFNQDYQRWLNFPVQGIQFLAGATYQFDF, encoded by the coding sequence ATGAAAGTTAAATATATAATATTATCAATCTTCACTTTGGGTTTTGCTTTTAGTTATGCCCAAGAAAAAGACACCATAGCGGACCAAACTGTCAACGTTATAAAACCATACACGCCAACAATTTCCGATGCCTTTAAAATTAAGGATAATCCAACTTTGGCAGACTCGACCACAGTTGAGAAAAAAGAAATTAAATACAATATTTTCTCAATCCCTGTGGCATCCACATTTACACCGGCAAAAGGAAAAGCGGCAACGGTAGATAAGGCTAAAGCCGTAAAGTTATACGATAATTATGCCTCACTTGGCGTGGGTAATTATACAACTCTTTTAGGTGAAGTTTATCTGAACCATGAGTTAAGTAGGGACGAAAATGTAGGCGGTTATTTTAGTCATCATTCCTCACGTGGTGGTATTGATAATTTATTGTTGGATGATGCTTTTTCTAAAACAAAACTCAACGCGCATTACACCAAAAACCAAAGGGATTTTGCTTGGAAAGTTGATGGTGGATTCAATTTACAAACGTATAATTGGTACGGTTTACCTCAAGATTATTTTGGACAAGCAGAAGCCGATGCTATTGACCCAAAACATAATTACACAAGTTTTAATTTAGGTGGTAAAATTAATTTAGAAGATGCCATTGTAAAAGATGCAAGCCTACGCTTTCGACGTTTTGGAGACGATAGAAGTTCTGGAGAAAACCGTTTTATGGCCAGTTCTAATTTTGAAGTCGCCATACAAGATGCAGATATCGATGCCGAATTATTTATGGATTATTTAGGTGGAAGTTTCGATTCTAGTTTTAATGGGCCACAATCCATAGATTACGGTAATTTTATGATTGGTTTAGCACCTTCTTACCAGTATAATCAAGATGATTTAACTATTAATCTAGGTATAAGATTAACCTATTTGAATGATACGGAATTCAGTAAAAGTAAATTTTATATTCATCCAAATATTGAAGGATCCTACCGTTTAGTTGATGAGCTTTTAATCGCTTATGGAGGTTTAACAGGTAAGGTCATTCAAAATTCATATTACGATTTTGCTAACTTTAATCCATTTGTGTCGCCAACACTTTTTGTAAGCCCAACAGACCAGCAGTTTAAAACGTTTGTTGGCGTCAAAGGAAAGCTATCCAATAATATCAGCTATAATGTGAGAGGAAATTATGCTTCTGAAAAAGGGAAAGCCTTATTCAAGGCTAATGAAGCATTGGCAACAGCATCAGAAGATTACCACTACGGAAATTCATTTGGTGTTATTTACGATAATGTAACAACGTTTTCCATTGCTGGAGAATTGAATGTGGATTTCAACAGAAATTTCACTTTAGGAATTAAGGGCGAATATTTTGCTTACGACATGAAAAACGAAGCACAAGCATGGAATTTACCAGATTTGGAAGCCTCATTATTTTTGGATTATCAAATTTCAGAACAATGGTTTGCAGGCGCAAGTGCCTATTTTGTTGGCGAACGTGAAGATGAAAGAATTGTGAATTCGCTTTTTGCTCAGCCAATTGTAACAAGGGTGAGTTTAGAAAGTTATTTCGATTTAAATGCACATGTTGGCTACAAGATAAACGATCAATTGTCTGTGTTTGCCAAGGCGAATAATATTTTTAATCAAGATTATCAGCGTTGGTTAAATTTCCCGGTTCAAGGCATTCAGTTTCTGGCAGGGGCGACTTATCAGTTTGATTTCTAA